A region of uncultured Desulfobacter sp. DNA encodes the following proteins:
- a CDS encoding lysophospholipid acyltransferase family protein yields the protein MADLKSLYRLFWVIEFTLFSLLRLALVAASSGWTPDLVASRARQWAGILVKGLDIEITQTGDIPGYGALVVSNHRSYLDIVIILSQLNAAFLAKKELKSWPIFGLAAKRGNTVFVDRSCAESRTTARRALAERLSQGISVVVFPEGTTSAGPGILSFKNGIFHLAATKDIPVVPVAICYENPRAAWIGDDFFLPHFLKIFKTDGLKARLNFGPALRINDGATLKAAAHTSIQKQLRAME from the coding sequence ATGGCCGATCTGAAATCTTTGTACAGGTTGTTCTGGGTCATTGAATTTACATTATTTTCTCTTTTACGCCTGGCTCTGGTTGCGGCCTCTTCGGGATGGACCCCGGATCTGGTGGCATCCAGGGCCCGGCAGTGGGCCGGGATACTGGTTAAAGGCCTTGATATTGAAATCACACAGACCGGTGACATCCCCGGCTATGGCGCACTGGTGGTTTCCAACCACAGGTCCTACCTGGACATCGTTATCATCCTTTCCCAGCTGAATGCAGCCTTTCTGGCCAAAAAGGAGCTGAAGTCCTGGCCCATTTTCGGCCTGGCGGCCAAACGGGGAAATACCGTATTTGTGGACAGATCCTGCGCAGAAAGCAGGACCACGGCACGCCGGGCCCTTGCAGAAAGGCTGTCCCAGGGGATCAGCGTAGTGGTTTTCCCGGAGGGCACCACCTCGGCCGGCCCGGGCATCCTTTCCTTTAAAAACGGAATATTTCACCTGGCGGCAACAAAAGATATCCCCGTTGTACCCGTGGCCATCTGCTATGAAAATCCCAGGGCCGCCTGGATCGGGGACGATTTTTTCCTGCCCCACTTTCTAAAAATATTTAAAACCGATGGATTAAAAGCCCGTCTGAATTTTGGACCAGCCCTGAGGATAAACGACGGCGCCACCCTTAAAGCGGCAGCGCATACCAGTATCCAAAAACAATTGCGGGCCATGGAATAA
- a CDS encoding diadenylate cyclase, with protein sequence MEQLSLLFSGCRWQDVLDIVLNAYILFRLYVLFRGTNVLRVLLSVVAMWIIGRSANAMGLVITNWAMQGVITVATFVIIIVFRNEISGVVRTRSLRFFLWEIPRAQINTPVRIIADAVVELARSKIGALIVMPLKTGVDSIITSGIEINASLSREMLVGIFWPGAPLHDGAAVIQKGMITRAGTILPLSQNRDLASKYGTRHRAALGLTEQSDALVIVVSEERGKVSLVKDNRIQEVRDPDKVEKLIRQYMGGPEPLNRMRRQTRELLGAAVVCLLCTTGLWLSFSRGMETLANYDVPIEFMIPDKKMNIINTSASRARLLISGARPLVNALTLDQMSIKISLDGSTVGKNKLDIARHNIQLPPGIRLKQVEPDQVEVTLDTRADKLVPVQADFSGKLPEGLIMTGLSITPEAVRLFGGELVLDDVTTVFTEQISLDTLTASGAVTVALIMNPASLRPDDKHKKVQIRYSISQRQSHDNTEN encoded by the coding sequence ATGGAACAGCTTTCTTTATTATTTTCCGGGTGTCGCTGGCAAGATGTGCTGGATATCGTTCTCAATGCATATATTCTGTTTCGTTTGTATGTATTGTTCCGGGGCACCAATGTCCTGCGTGTTCTTCTGTCTGTGGTGGCCATGTGGATCATCGGCCGCAGCGCCAACGCCATGGGGCTGGTCATTACCAACTGGGCCATGCAGGGTGTGATCACCGTTGCCACCTTTGTGATCATCATTGTGTTTCGCAATGAGATATCAGGGGTGGTCAGAACCCGAAGTCTCAGATTTTTTCTATGGGAAATTCCCAGGGCCCAGATTAATACTCCGGTGCGTATTATTGCGGATGCTGTGGTGGAATTGGCCCGGTCGAAAATCGGGGCTTTGATTGTGATGCCCCTGAAAACCGGGGTGGACAGCATCATCACTTCCGGAATAGAGATTAATGCATCACTGTCCAGGGAAATGCTGGTAGGTATTTTCTGGCCCGGCGCACCGCTCCATGACGGGGCGGCTGTGATCCAGAAAGGAATGATTACCCGGGCCGGGACCATTCTGCCTTTGTCCCAGAACCGGGATCTGGCTTCCAAATACGGCACCCGGCACAGAGCCGCGCTGGGCCTGACCGAACAAAGCGACGCCCTGGTGATTGTTGTGTCTGAGGAACGTGGAAAAGTATCCCTTGTAAAAGACAACAGGATTCAAGAGGTCAGGGATCCTGACAAGGTTGAAAAGCTGATCAGGCAATATATGGGCGGCCCTGAACCGCTGAATAGAATGCGCCGGCAGACCCGGGAACTGCTTGGGGCGGCCGTGGTGTGCCTTTTATGTACCACAGGCCTGTGGCTGAGTTTCTCACGGGGTATGGAAACTTTGGCCAACTATGATGTTCCCATTGAGTTCATGATCCCTGACAAAAAAATGAATATTATTAATACGTCCGCTTCCCGGGCCAGGCTTTTGATCAGCGGTGCCCGGCCTCTGGTCAATGCTTTGACCCTGGACCAGATGAGCATCAAGATCTCCCTTGACGGCAGCACAGTGGGGAAAAACAAACTGGATATTGCCAGACACAATATTCAGTTGCCTCCGGGTATTCGTCTGAAACAGGTTGAACCGGATCAGGTGGAGGTGACCCTGGACACCCGGGCGGACAAACTGGTGCCTGTCCAGGCGGACTTTTCAGGGAAACTGCCGGAAGGCCTTATCATGACCGGTCTGAGCATTACTCCCGAAGCTGTCAGACTCTTTGGCGGGGAGCTTGTTCTGGATGACGTAACCACGGTCTTTACCGAACAAATTTCCCTTGACACTTTGACAGCGTCGGGTGCTGTTACCGTGGCGCTGATCATGAATCCAGCCTCCCTGCGGCCGGATGACAAGCACAAGAAGGTTCAGATCAGATACAGCATTTCCCAAAGACAGAGCCACGATAATACCGAAAACTGA
- a CDS encoding DUF2914 domain-containing protein — MTASDNNIPDFDTRKCSGLFFRLLISWGLVGLLIMPVSAGSADQPLMVLAEAVMCEEISSFRPVNPAVVFSVSQGEVFCFTAFDPVYEKTAVLHNWYKKDKLIFSMRLVLSVPKWSSFSRVQMRDADKGPWRVEIRDEDNKLLKTLRFCMSD, encoded by the coding sequence ATGACAGCATCAGACAATAACATACCGGATTTTGATACAAGGAAATGTTCTGGGTTGTTTTTCCGTCTTCTTATCTCTTGGGGCCTGGTGGGATTGTTGATCATGCCGGTCAGTGCCGGTTCGGCTGACCAGCCCCTTATGGTTTTGGCCGAAGCGGTTATGTGTGAAGAAATATCCAGTTTCAGGCCGGTGAATCCCGCCGTTGTCTTTTCCGTTTCCCAGGGAGAGGTGTTCTGCTTTACCGCCTTTGATCCGGTGTATGAAAAAACAGCGGTGTTGCATAACTGGTATAAAAAGGACAAACTTATTTTTTCCATGCGTCTGGTTCTTTCCGTTCCCAAATGGTCCTCCTTCTCACGGGTCCAGATGCGCGATGCGGACAAGGGACCCTGGCGGGTGGAAATCAGGGATGAAGACAATAAGCTTTTAAAAACATTGCGGTTCTGCATGTCTGACTGA
- a CDS encoding response regulator, whose amino-acid sequence MIDIENMSVLIVDDLKSMRTLLKKTLRHLDLGKEIYVAENGRDGLRVLEHTHIDLVIVDWKMPVMNGMQMLDAMRAEPLLRDMPVLMVTAEREKDVVYEVAEVEVDGFLLKPLTPTMLEEKIRQAVEKANDPDEATLLVRKARSLDEAEKLDMAIICQERAVALRPHASRLKRNLGILYGKAGKIEEMERCYLEAAADNLQDAVTRHMLSRFYWQKKQWSKAVKYSCEVLTLTNRFNDYALKAGQALLKMKQNELATTLFTKLVNKLDKHLDLKGKILDLCAENGEKIYARELLTQLLKDFPGNQGLQFKAGQIYEALGDSDKALEYLLEANKNGIEPIKTKLSIAQIYMAKEKILQADEFLAEVLRLDPENKEALELRRSM is encoded by the coding sequence ATGATTGATATAGAAAATATGTCTGTGTTGATTGTTGATGATTTGAAGAGTATGCGTACGCTTCTTAAAAAAACATTGCGACATCTGGATTTGGGCAAGGAGATTTATGTCGCAGAAAATGGTAGAGATGGTTTGCGCGTACTTGAACACACCCATATTGACCTTGTCATTGTGGACTGGAAAATGCCGGTGATGAACGGGATGCAGATGCTGGATGCCATGCGGGCAGAACCACTATTGAGGGATATGCCCGTGTTGATGGTGACAGCAGAGCGGGAAAAGGATGTGGTGTATGAAGTCGCAGAAGTCGAGGTTGACGGTTTCCTGCTCAAACCCCTGACCCCCACCATGCTTGAGGAAAAAATCCGCCAGGCCGTGGAAAAGGCCAATGACCCGGATGAAGCCACCCTGCTTGTCAGAAAAGCCAGAAGCCTGGACGAGGCTGAAAAACTGGATATGGCCATTATCTGCCAGGAGCGGGCTGTGGCCTTAAGACCCCATGCATCACGACTGAAACGCAATCTTGGTATCCTTTACGGCAAGGCCGGCAAGATTGAGGAGATGGAGCGATGTTATCTTGAGGCGGCGGCTGATAATCTCCAGGACGCCGTAACCCGCCACATGCTCTCCAGGTTTTACTGGCAGAAAAAGCAGTGGAGTAAAGCGGTCAAATATTCCTGCGAGGTGCTGACATTGACCAACCGGTTCAATGACTATGCACTTAAGGCGGGGCAGGCCCTTTTAAAAATGAAACAGAACGAACTGGCCACCACGCTATTTACCAAGCTGGTGAACAAGCTTGACAAGCACCTGGACCTCAAAGGGAAGATCCTAGATCTGTGCGCTGAAAACGGGGAAAAAATATATGCCAGAGAGTTGCTGACACAGCTGCTTAAAGATTTTCCCGGGAATCAGGGCCTGCAATTCAAAGCCGGCCAGATTTACGAAGCCCTGGGCGATTCTGACAAGGCCCTTGAATATCTCCTTGAGGCAAATAAAAATGGCATTGAACCTATAAAGACCAAGCTTTCCATTGCCCAGATTTATATGGCCAAGGAAAAAATTCTCCAGGCAGACGAGTTTCTGGCCGAGGTTCTGCGTCTCGACCCTGAAAACAAAGAGGCTCTGGAGCTTCGCCGGTCCATGTAA
- a CDS encoding YifB family Mg chelatase-like AAA ATPase yields the protein MKSCAINGFEAIVVDVEVDITLGLPVFNMVGLAETAVRESRDRVRSALQNAGYRFPMDRVVVNLAPADFKKEGTGLDLPVALGILCAQGLFQASAAASWLFAAELSLDGYLRPVKAALPFALAARDNGFKGIIVPRDNGAQAALVKDIEVLAPDHLSQVVDFLAGKAELLPLEPDLSMLLATDGTDLENDFAHVRGQTHVKRAMEVAAAGHHHILLNGPAGSGKSLMAKCLPGIMPEPSFEEAMEIARVYSVADVAREPGQPLGARPFRSPHHSISDAGLVGGGTIPKPGEITLSHNGVLFLDELPEFRRSVLEVLRQPLEDGVITLARAKAKATYPCRFMLAAAMNPCPCGNFTNPDRECTCTPTKIEQYKNKISGPLMDRMDILVEVPRLSFKEMTADGQQESSQAIRKRVKKARDTQADRFKQAGIICFSNADMGPKLLQQFCPLDVQSRRVVEQAMKQFNLSGRAYASILKLARTIADLAGTRDIHKSHVLEAVQYKRLDQSRDDSR from the coding sequence ATGAAGTCCTGCGCAATCAACGGATTTGAGGCCATTGTTGTGGATGTTGAAGTGGATATCACCCTGGGCCTGCCGGTATTCAACATGGTTGGCCTTGCTGAAACCGCTGTCCGGGAAAGCCGCGACAGGGTCCGGTCTGCCCTGCAGAATGCCGGGTACCGCTTTCCCATGGACAGAGTGGTGGTGAACCTTGCACCTGCGGATTTCAAAAAAGAGGGTACAGGCCTTGATCTTCCCGTGGCTCTGGGAATTCTTTGTGCCCAGGGCTTATTCCAGGCGTCTGCCGCAGCATCCTGGCTCTTTGCAGCTGAACTCTCCCTGGACGGATACCTTCGGCCGGTCAAGGCGGCTCTGCCTTTTGCCCTGGCTGCCCGGGACAATGGATTTAAAGGCATTATTGTGCCCCGGGATAACGGTGCCCAGGCCGCACTTGTTAAGGATATTGAGGTATTGGCTCCGGATCATCTGTCCCAGGTTGTGGATTTTCTGGCGGGAAAGGCAGAACTTTTGCCCCTGGAGCCCGATTTGTCCATGCTTCTGGCGACAGATGGGACAGACCTGGAAAACGACTTCGCCCATGTCCGGGGCCAGACCCATGTCAAACGGGCCATGGAGGTGGCGGCGGCAGGCCATCATCATATTTTGCTCAATGGCCCGGCGGGATCGGGGAAAAGCCTGATGGCAAAATGCCTGCCCGGAATCATGCCGGAACCGTCCTTTGAAGAGGCCATGGAAATCGCCCGGGTCTATTCGGTGGCAGACGTGGCCCGGGAACCGGGGCAGCCCCTTGGCGCAAGGCCTTTCAGGTCCCCCCACCATTCCATTTCCGATGCCGGTCTTGTGGGCGGCGGCACGATACCCAAGCCCGGAGAAATCACACTGTCCCACAACGGTGTTCTGTTTCTGGACGAGTTGCCTGAATTCCGGCGCAGTGTGCTGGAGGTGCTGCGGCAGCCTTTGGAGGATGGCGTCATCACCCTGGCCCGTGCCAAGGCCAAGGCCACCTATCCATGCCGGTTTATGCTGGCTGCAGCCATGAATCCATGCCCCTGCGGCAATTTCACCAATCCGGACAGGGAATGCACCTGCACGCCGACTAAAATTGAGCAGTACAAAAACAAGATCTCAGGCCCGCTCATGGACAGGATGGACATCCTTGTGGAGGTACCCCGGCTGTCATTTAAGGAGATGACCGCGGATGGACAGCAGGAGTCTTCCCAAGCCATCCGGAAACGGGTGAAAAAGGCCCGGGACACCCAGGCCGATCGGTTTAAACAGGCCGGAATCATTTGTTTTTCCAATGCAGATATGGGACCTAAGCTTTTGCAGCAGTTTTGTCCCCTTGATGTCCAGAGTCGGCGGGTGGTTGAACAGGCCATGAAACAGTTTAACCTGTCCGGCCGGGCCTATGCCTCCATTTTAAAGCTTGCCAGGACCATCGCGGATCTGGCAGGTACCAGGGATATTCACAAATCCCATGTACTTGAGGCGGTTCAATATAAACGTCTGGATCAGAGCCGGGATGACTCCCGCTGA
- the lpxC gene encoding UDP-3-O-acyl-N-acetylglucosamine deacetylase gives MTSFYNQQTIAGEVKLSGTGVHSGKKTNLTIRPAEENHGIKFRRLDLPGTPDIPALFKLVVDTSLATVIGGNGAIVSTIEHLMASFAGLGIDNALVEVDDYEIPIMDGSAREFTRSITAVGVVEQDKPRHIFIVNEPIEITQGDKWVRVEPEPCFKITCTIEFNHPLIGLQEIVYDRAKNNFEQEICGARTFGFVKDLELLKKFSLGKGGSLDNAIVIDNDKILNEGGLRHPDEFVRHKLLDCLGDFSLLGMPIQGHIITHKSGHLLNHLFIKKFLDEKQAWETGPAKR, from the coding sequence ATGACCAGTTTCTACAATCAGCAGACCATCGCCGGAGAGGTGAAACTTTCGGGGACGGGCGTTCATTCAGGTAAGAAGACAAACCTGACCATCCGGCCGGCCGAAGAAAACCACGGCATTAAATTCCGGCGCCTTGACCTTCCCGGGACTCCGGATATACCGGCCCTTTTCAAGCTGGTGGTGGATACCAGTCTTGCCACGGTTATCGGGGGCAATGGCGCCATTGTTTCCACCATTGAGCATTTGATGGCAAGCTTTGCGGGCCTTGGCATTGACAATGCCCTGGTGGAGGTGGATGACTATGAGATCCCCATCATGGACGGATCAGCCAGGGAATTTACCCGGTCCATAACCGCCGTGGGCGTAGTTGAGCAGGATAAACCCCGGCACATTTTCATCGTTAACGAACCCATAGAAATTACCCAGGGGGATAAATGGGTCCGGGTGGAACCGGAACCCTGTTTCAAAATCACCTGCACCATTGAATTCAACCATCCGCTCATCGGCCTGCAGGAAATTGTCTATGACAGGGCAAAAAACAACTTTGAGCAGGAAATCTGCGGGGCAAGGACCTTTGGGTTTGTAAAAGATCTTGAATTGTTGAAAAAATTCAGCCTGGGCAAAGGCGGAAGCCTGGACAATGCCATTGTCATTGATAATGATAAAATTTTGAATGAGGGGGGATTGCGGCATCCGGATGAATTTGTCCGCCACAAACTGCTGGACTGCCTTGGGGATTTCTCCCTTCTGGGGATGCCCATCCAGGGACATATCATCACCCATAAATCCGGACACCTTTTAAACCATCTGTTTATTAAAAAATTTCTCGATGAAAAGCAGGCCTGGGAAACAGGCCCTGCAAAACGCTGA